The sequence CTCATTGCGGCAAATGCGGCAAAGGCGACAAGCACGAAAAGGAAAAGGAAGAGGAAAAGAAAGAAGGCACGCTCCTCGCCGAGAAGTGCAAGAAGAAGTGCGACGGTGAGAAGGAAGAGTCCACTCTCCTTGCCTGATACGCAGCACGTAACAATCAAACAAAAAAAGCCGCCGGTGACATCCGTCGGCTTTTTTTTGTGCAACAGGGCAGGCCAGACCCCAGCCCGGAAGCCCTTCCGATGTCCGGCCCCGATCCAGGGCGGCCGTGAAAAATTGGGGAGACAATTGCCAGGCGGTGGGGCATTTTACCGGGGAAGACATGGGGAGCCTCTCGCACGCGTGGAAGCAATGGCTGGCCGAAAACGGCCCGCGCCTGCTTCTTTTTGCAAGGGGCTGGGGAAAGACCAGGGAGGATGCCGAGGATCTGGTGCAGGAAGCGGTGCTGAAGATGTGGCACTACCAGCAACTCGAAAACCGCGGCGGCGGCCCGCCCGACCTGCCGCTGGTGTTTTCAACGATCCGCTTCGCCGGGCTGATGCTGCACCGCTCGGAAAAACGCCGCCGCAAGCGTGAGGAATCCATCCTGTATCTGAACGATTTCCAGGATGTGTGGCTGGATCCGGTGCTTGAGGAGGACGAGGAGGCGCTGTTGCTGCGCGAGGCCGTGCAAAACCTGAGCGGCAAGCTGCGCGAGGTGGTGGTGATGAAGACATGGGGCGGCCTGACCTTTGCGCAGATTTCCGAGACGCTTGCCATTTCCCCCAACACGGCGGCTTCGCGATACCGATATGCGCTGGAGCAACTCTCGGCCACGATGAAAAAAGTAAAGGAGGAACGGAGTGCCGGAGCCTGATCCATACAGGGATACAGAGGATGCCCTGATGCGGCTGATGCCTGCCGGGCTCAGCTGCGCTGCGCAGTCTGAGATCGAGTCCCGGCTGGAGGAACTCTGCGGTGATGGGAAGCTGTCTGCGGCGGCTACCCCTGGATTTTCCCGGTGGATTGCGGCAGCCGGGATCGCGGCGGCGCTTGTCTGCGGCTTCGCGCTTTTCCCCCGCGACGGGGCGGTTCCGCAGTCCGTGAAAATTCCCGATAACATTGCCGAGGAACCGGAATTCGTAGTGCTCAATGAATCCGACCGCGTGGAAGAGGTCAGAGATGAGGGGCTATTCGTGGATTCCGGCGGCTCGGCGGTCAGGAAAGTCCGGGTGAGGTTTATCGGGGAAAGAAGGGTGCGGGACGAGGAAACCGGCATCGTCGTGACCCTTTTGGAGCCGCGCGAGGAGATGTTTCTCCTGCCTGTCAGCACTTTCTGAGAAGATATGCGCAACTCCCTCCGTCTTCTGGCCGTGGCTTTTCTGGCTGCATCCCCCGGGTTCTCCCAGGAGGCGAAGCCGGTCGACGCACCGCCGGAATCGGCCGCCGCAGCCTGGCTGGGTCTCGGTGTTTCCAAGCCGGACGACACCACGACGACCCAACTGCCGGCTCTACCGCCCGGGATCGGCTTCGTCGTGAGCCAGTTGGTCGAGGGTGGGCCGGCTGAGAAGGCCGGTATCCGGAAGCTCGATCTTCTCTGGAAAATGGGCGAGCAGATGCTCGTGAACGAAGGCCAACTGGCGACCTTGCTCCGCCTCGCAACGCCCGGGGAAGAGATTACGGTTTCTGTTTTCCGCGAGGGCAAATCGCTCGATCTCAAGGTCAAGCTCGGTGT comes from Akkermansiaceae bacterium and encodes:
- a CDS encoding PDZ domain-containing protein, giving the protein MRNSLRLLAVAFLAASPGFSQEAKPVDAPPESAAAAWLGLGVSKPDDTTTTQLPALPPGIGFVVSQLVEGGPAEKAGIRKLDLLWKMGEQMLVNEGQLATLLRLATPGEEITVSVFREGKSLDLKVKLGVGKVSDEAQIRRMLADSVMRSDDGALRVVDLEGKKAMVSNEMGSAEVSRVSEGDSVRILDAEGKLIYECILRGRHELSTVPNVWRRQVCAMRRGLDHALSESAAPLRSPRPRIVPPPAEP
- a CDS encoding RNA polymerase sigma factor codes for the protein MGSLSHAWKQWLAENGPRLLLFARGWGKTREDAEDLVQEAVLKMWHYQQLENRGGGPPDLPLVFSTIRFAGLMLHRSEKRRRKREESILYLNDFQDVWLDPVLEEDEEALLLREAVQNLSGKLREVVVMKTWGGLTFAQISETLAISPNTAASRYRYALEQLSATMKKVKEERSAGA